The Chiloscyllium plagiosum isolate BGI_BamShark_2017 chromosome 28, ASM401019v2, whole genome shotgun sequence genome includes a region encoding these proteins:
- the tmem97 gene encoding sigma intracellular receptor 2, which translates to MSGDSSFTNPTESTMASYSRLLEWVFACYFFTHIPITLAIDLQALLPGDLYLPALQDLLKWYAARFKDPMMLDPPAWFKAFILCEALLQLPFFPVAAYAFYKGNCSWIRTPAIIYSTHVTTTVIAILTHILFNDFSKSMYPGPKSTSERLTLSAIYIPYLLIPVLILISMLFNKRYNPDEEKKRQ; encoded by the exons ATGTCAGGCGATTCTTCCTTCACCAATCCCACAGAGAGCACCATGGCGTCTTACAGCCGTTTGCTCGAGTGGGTCTTTGCCTGCTATTTTTTCACACACATCCCCATCACTTTAGCCATCGACCTGCAGGCTCTGCTGCCCGGGGACTTGTACCTGCCCGCG CTGCAAGATTTATTAAAATGGTACGCAGCTCGATTCAAAGATCCGATGATGTTGGACCCTCCAGCATGGTTTAAAGCATTTATTCTTTGTGAGGCATTGCTGCAGTTACCTTTTTTTCCTGTTGCAGCTTATGCTTTCTACAAAG GAAATTGTTCATGGATAAGGACACCCGCTATCATATACTCCACACATGTGACTACAACAGTTATTGCCATCCTCACACATATTTTGTTTAATGACTTCTCAAAATCGATGTATCCAGGACCAAAATCCACATCAGAACGTTTAACTCTCTCAGCTATTTACATCCCCTATTTATTAATCCCTGTTTTGATCCTAATATCTATGCTTTTCAACAAAAGATACAATCCTGATGAGGAAAAGAAGAGACAGTAA